A region of the Litchfieldia alkalitelluris genome:
CCGGTAAATTCGCTGATTCATTTTCACCTTTGAGATTGAACCACTTAAATTGGCAACATCATTTGCGAGTTTCTTTGTTAAGCCCGCTTCCCCAATCAACCCTGGTATTTTTGGATATGCTCTCGTTAACTCTTCTGCAAGCTTTTTAATTTCATCGACTTCTTCTATTGTATGATGTGAAAGAATGATCTGATTTGGATGGGTTTGAAGCATGACCATTACAATTTGAACATCTTTTATTACAGTTGCCATAAATATCGGTGTGTCGGTCTCTTTCAAAGAAGATAAAATGCCCAATAATAAGTTATTCTCTACCTCAAATTGCTCAAGATAGTTACTTACTTCATTTTTAAATGAAGATACATCAGTATACTGTTTTAATGTTAACAAAGATACATCACCACTCTTTCAGGATGGTTTATAGATTCGTGAAAAGGTTTATAAATTCCTTCAGGCTAGCATTTTTCTCTTATTTTTATTTTCGTACATTCTTTCATCTGCCATGTAAAATAATTTCTCCACATGTCCAAAAGAAGAATGATGATAGGCAAATCCTAAAGATAAGTTGATTGTTAATTGGTGATTTTCGTTATAATGTGTGATTCTATCTATTATATTCTGAATCAACTCCTCAACGGCTTCCTCCACATGACTTGTAATAAGTATGGAGAATTCATCTCCTCCCAATCTTGCAACAATCACATTTTCAGAACTAACACTATTTAAAATCTTTGCTGTTTCCGCAATTAACTGATCACCCTTTCGATGTCCATCTCTATCATTTATTTGCTTTAGATTATCTAAGTCACAAATGATAAACGCAATTGGAACATCTTCTTTTTTGTCAAAAAACTCCATTTGTTTACTAATATAGCTTCTATTGTATAGACCTGTAAGATGGTCATGAGAAATTTGGTACTCCAAATCTTGTTGTAGTTTAATCTTATCTGTGATGTTTCTCATGACACCTTTAATTGCTACTAATTTTCCATGTTCATAAATAGGGCTTGTATATTCTTCAAACCAAATATATTCTCCTTGATTATTACTCCAACGCTGTAAGATAGGCTGGCTGTAATCAATCGTCCCTTGTACTTTATTAAATAGGGTTTGGTAATCATCAGGGTGTATGTTCTCAAAACATGAATATGGATTTATATACCCTTTCTCGACAATACCCTTCCCTAGAATATAATCTAACGATGGGCTGATATATCTAAATTTAAATTCAGGTAAAATATCGTAGTGATAGATAACATCCTTCGAACTTTCAAGCAATTGGTAGGTTCTCTTTTCACTTTCAAACTTTTCCCTTGCATTTTTTCTTTCGAAACTTATATAGATCATTAGCACAAACACAGCGAATATAAATCCTGTTGAAAATAAGAGTACACTTGTCATCTCAATATCCCCTGTAGAAATTAATTTTTTTAAAAATGTAAATTTAACCATAAAAAATCCACTATTTCTAAAAATAGCAGACACCAAATAAAAGACATTATTTTGCCCTTCTTGGTAACCCGGCTATCATAACTTTTTACAGTTTTAGACCCGTGGTTTTGCGTCTCTACTTTTCAGTAGGTTTGCCATTTTCATAAGGTTATTATATAAACTATATTCCAATTGTATAATAAGTAGTTCTTTTTTACTAGTTTTTATTATTAGTCTACACTGAAAAAAGAAATGCGGAAGGCGCTCGTTCATCGGCGACAGGCATAAGGCAAGCCGGCTGGAAGGTTGCTCTTTAACCTTCTAGGGTGGATTGACTTAGACCTAAAGAGCCGATAGCGCCTGGAGCTAGACACTAAGCTAAGTATAATTTTTCATCCTCCATGGTGCTAATTTTAATTAGCATGGAAGTCTACCCTGAAAATAACTTTGGTTGTGGAGTTCCATGAGCTGCGATCCACTTGCTTTCCGCGGGGTGGTCCGTGAGCCTCCTCGTCGCCAGGGGCGGGCTTCTGCGGGGTCTCACGAGACCACTGGATCCCGCAGGAGTCAAGTGGCTCTCCGCTCATTCCACACTGAGGAGGAAACACTTTTTCATACCCCATGGTGCGAAATAATTATTTAGCATGGATGTCTACCCTGAAAAAAGAAATGCTGAAGGCGCTCGTTCATCGGCGACAGGCATAAGACGAGTCGGCTAGAAGGTTGCTCTTTAACCTTCTAGGGTGGATTGACTTAGACCTAAAGAGCCGATAGCGCCTGGAGCTAGACACTAAGCTAAGTATAATTTTTCATCCTCCATGGTGCTAATTTTAATTAGCATGGAAGTCTACCCTGAAAATAACTTTGGTTGTGGAGTTCCATGAGCTGCGATCCACTTGCTTTCCGTGGGGTGGTCCGTGAGCCTCCTCGTCGCCAGGGGCGGGCTTCTGCGGGGTCTCACGAGACCACTGGATCCCGCAGGAGTCAAGTGGCTCTCCGCTCATTCCACACTAGGTGAATGCACTATTTTCATACTTCATGGTGCAAATACTCATTCGCATGAAGGTCTACTCAGGTTAATTAATAAAAAAGAGTTATCCTGATTAATTGGATAACTCTTAAATGATTCTTATAATTATTTAATTGCTTCAAACTCCTCAAATTCTTGTGTGACTTCCTTACTTGGTTCTTTCCCTGCTAAGCTTATAACTAAGATTGCAAGTAATGAAAACAAGAAACCTGGAGCCAATTCATAGATGTCAAATAATCCACCTGAAAGATTACCCCATATGATGACGGTTAGTCCTCCGACAATCATTCCAGCTAGAGCACCATTACGAGTCATTCGCTTCCAATATAGAGAAAGAATAACAACAGGTCCGAATGCTGCGCCTAAGCCTGCCCTGCATAACCAACAAGATCTAAGATTGAACTTTCTGGATTGGTTGCTAATAGGATTGCAAAAATCGCAATCGCTAATACTCCAAAACGGCCAATCCAGACTAATTCTTTATCACTAGCATTTTTACGGAATACACCTTTATATAGATCCTCTGCTAAAGAACTTGTAGATACGAGTAACTGTGAGTCTATTGTACTCATAATCGCTGATAATACCGCTGCAAGTAAGAATCCTGAAACCCAAGGATTGAACAAAATTTGAGTGAATGCTATAAATACTGACTCTGGATCTGCTAATGGATTTGCTGAGAAGTAGGCAATCCCTATTAGTCCAGTAAACATGGCACCAATAATTGATAGGAGTGTCCAGGATACACCAATAAATCTTGCTTTTTTTATAGCTTTTACATTTTTAATCGCCATAAATCGTGTGATAATATGTGGTTGCCCAAAGTATCCCAATCCCCATGCTAAAAGAGATACGACACCAATAAATGTTGTTCCATGCCAAAAGTCTAAATAACTCGGGTCTACTGATCTAACAATGGAAACTGTTTCACCCCAGCCGCCCATTTCCACTACGGCAACAATGGGTACAATGATTAGTGCTAAGAACATTAATATACCTTGAAAAAAGTCAGTCCAACTAACAGCGAGGAAGCCCCCTAAAAATGTGTATGAAATGATCACTATTGCTCTGATAAGAAGTGCAGAGCTATATGTTAGTCCGAATGACTCTTCAAAGAGAATCGCTCCTCCTACTAAACCAGCAGAAGTATAAAATGCGAAGAATACTAAAATAACAATTGCCGATACAATCCTTAATAACTTTGAATGATCATGAAATCGATTTTCAAAAAACTCAGAAATAGTAATCGAATCTCCAGCAACTTCCGTATATGTCCGAAGCCTTGGAGCAACCATTTTCCAGTTAATATAAACTCCGACAGCTAATCCTAATGGTAACCATAATTGATTGTAGCCACTTGCATAAAATGCACCAGGAAGTCCTAGTAATAACCAACTACTCATATCTGAAGCTCCTGCACTAAGTGCTGCTACTCCAGGTCCTAATCGCCTTCCTCCAAGTACATAATCTGACATATTACTAGTCATTCGATAAGATACAATCCCAATTGCCAACATACCGACTAAGTAAATAATAAATGTAATTAACGTGGCACTATTAATAACTAAATCAACTCCTTTAATATTTTTTCCTTTGTCTTTGTGGGAAGAACTTCGTCGTGATTATGTGCTTTTGACGTCACGTACTTTAAAAACAAAGGTGTATATAAATACTAATTTACTTGGTAATTATTGTAAAGTTCTGATTATTGCGATTATGTGCGATATATACCTATATTTTAAGATCGTGATAAGAAAAGTGGAGTTTTGCTTACAATATCTTGTAGATCCTCACAAATTCGAGTCCTTCAACTTAATAGTCAAGCCATAAATACAAAATCTTTCATATAAATGAATTTATTGGGAATCATGAACATGTAAGCTTTAATAATAATTACTATACAATTAAATGTTTCTACTTTAACCTGGGGTATTTTCATAAACTTCTTTTGAAAGGTCCTTTACATAAACCGTCAACTAAGTAGAGCCGCATCTTTTCCTAGAAATAGCAAACCGGAATTCAAACAAAACAGTGTGTTTTACTTTAATTAGGTCACTTAGTAACAATCTTTCAGAAAAGAGCCTTAACCAAAGATTAACATAGGGTTAATCTATCCTTAGTAAAAACTGGATAAGATAAAGCTATCAAGACCTTCATCCAAATGATTGCTTTGTTGATAACATTTGCTTTCCTCACTCACCCTGACTAGGAGGTAATTATTAATGCAGCATTTCCTAAATTTCTTATTCTTGCTTTATATCTCCACACTTTTTATCATTATCTTTTTCCACACTTTTTTCCAACCTAGACATGAAAAGAAGTAATAGCCTATTATTTCTGAAATAGAAAAAAAGCTTGTTA
Encoded here:
- a CDS encoding sensor domain-containing diguanylate cyclase; translated protein: MTSVLLFSTGFIFAVFVLMIYISFERKNAREKFESEKRTYQLLESSKDVIYHYDILPEFKFRYISPSLDYILGKGIVEKGYINPYSCFENIHPDDYQTLFNKVQGTIDYSQPILQRWSNNQGEYIWFEEYTSPIYEHGKLVAIKGVMRNITDKIKLQQDLEYQISHDHLTGLYNRSYISKQMEFFDKKEDVPIAFIICDLDNLKQINDRDGHRKGDQLIAETAKILNSVSSENVIVARLGGDEFSILITSHVEEAVEELIQNIIDRITHYNENHQLTINLSLGFAYHHSSFGHVEKLFYMADERMYENKNKRKMLA